CGCTCAGCGCCGCACGCGCTTGTTGCTCCCGACGGACCTCGGCTCGGCTCGCCTCCGCAGCGTCGACGTGCGGCAGCGGGATGGTATCGGCCCCGGCCGGGCGCGGGACGACCAGGAGCGCGCAGGCTGCGGCGATCACCACCGCGACGAGCGCAGGCTGCCAGCCCTCCAGGTGGCGAGAAAGCCCGCGGGTGCCAGGTCGCAATTTCCGCGTATTGACTTCGCTTCGCTCGGCGCTCATCGTTTCCGTCCAGTCAGTCCTCTCAGGATCGTTTCCAGAAATTCGCATCGAGGCAAGCGTGCAAGACAAACGCGTTCACCCGCGCGTCCAGCTCGAGATCGAAGTCTCCTGTCTTCGAAAAGAGGGCGGAGCGGTGGGTGGAGTCACCAGCAACGTCAGCATGGGCGGCATGTTCGTCGAGACGGGTGAGATCCTGCCGTTCGGCACGGAGATTACCATCGAGCTCACCCTGACCGGGGTCGCGCTTCAGCTACCCGGGGTGGTCCGCTGGGCGAAACCGGGAGGATTTGGCGTGCAGTTTGGGTTGCTCGGCGCCAAGGAGACCCACACCATCGCCAAGATGCTGAAGGGCTGACGGACGCCGGCGCCCTCGGGTCAGAGCCCGAGATCGGTGCACTCGCCGACCCCGAGGGGATCCCGATTGTAGTGAACGCAAGTCCCCTCGGCAGCGGGACACGAAGGCTCGCCGCCGCCGGCGACCGCCTTGCAAAGGCGTCGGCACTCGTCAGCGACGCAAGCAAAGCCCGACTTGCACGGCGACTTGGTGTCGCAAGCGTCACCGGGGCCGCCATTGCCACTCGGCACACAGGCGACGTTGCCGATCGGATCGACGATCTGACAGCTGCGCCCCGGCTGCTCTGCGCAAGCCTTGAGGTCGAAGACGTCACAATCGTTGACCGGCGCGCACACGTCGGCCTTCGCGTACACCGGATCGCCACCCCCGGGTCGCACCAGGTACACCTGTCGGATGCAGCTCTGATCCGACGGACACGCGGACCAGTCACCACCGCAACAGAGCTTGCGGCAAGTCCCGGGCACGACGCCGCCGTCCGCCGCGCCGCCGATGCCGACGCAGAACGCACCGAGCGCGCAGTCGTTCCACGCCGAGCAACTCTCACCCAGCGCCTTTGCGCCGGCGGGCATACACTTGGGTGGCCATGCCCCAGTGGTAGGAGGTGTGTCAGTCGGAATGCAGTTGGTGCCCGCGGCGCAGTCCTGCTTCTGATAGTTGCACTCTCCGGTCTGGCAGAGGGTCTCGCCCTTGGGCGGGTCCGGGATGATGCCGCCACCGTCCAAGATCACTTTCGGCGTGCCGCCGCCGTCGGCCCCGCCGGTTCCTTGGACCTTGGCGTCGTTGGTTCCGCCACAGGCCGCCAAGGTCGCGATGAACACAACGGGGGCGCCCAGCAGCAACCAACCAGGGTGGGTCATGCGCTCAGCATTCATCGGGTCAGGATCCAGATCCAGCCGGCGGTGCCGGCCAAAGCAACGAGCACGACAGTAGTGGCGGCAGTGCCCGCGAAAATTCGAGAGCCACGCCGAATTCCGCCCTCGCCCGCCTCTGGCCGCCGGGCCGCGGCCGCCGCCGCAAAAGACCACGGCAATGCGGCCAGGTGCAGCAGCACGAACACCAGGATGCAGACCCACATCGCCCCTTCGAGCACGATCTCGACCTGCGCGGCCTCCACTCCGGAGAGCTTCAGGTCGCGAGCCACGTCGGCGACGATCTTGGTCCGCGCGCCGACCCG
The genomic region above belongs to Myxococcales bacterium and contains:
- a CDS encoding PilZ domain-containing protein, which encodes MQDKRVHPRVQLEIEVSCLRKEGGAVGGVTSNVSMGGMFVETGEILPFGTEITIELTLTGVALQLPGVVRWAKPGGFGVQFGLLGAKETHTIAKMLKG